Genomic segment of Pseudomonadota bacterium:
GGCAAAGTAATAGTTGTGCCGGGAACCATAGTTTGGCTGACAATAACTTGAGCCGAAATATAACTGAAAAGGTATCCGACCAGTAGAATGATCATGGCATAGTGCATTATATGGGGAGAGAATTTAAAGAGAAAACGCTGTATACCGAAATGTTCTCGTGACCGTATCAACAAAATAACCCTGTCCGTCGTGCAGGCAAAAGTGTTGATACATAACAGAGTCAATAAGCCAAGCAGGATGAAAAACCATGCTGTGTATAAGAGGTTATGGCGGCCATAAGTTTCTATCCAGGCAGTCAGACCGATGTCGTTTAACGACGCAAAAAGGTTTGTTCTACGATTAATGCTGATATATCCGTAAGTCAGGTCAGCTGTGAGCAACAGGCATAAGACCACTGTCAGGTGAATACTGCCGAGTTTGCGCCATATATATGATAATTGTTTTATCATGTTTAAAACGGCCATCGAAAGGGACCTAAATCCGGTATACTGTTTAATCCTAAAATCAAAAATACACCTGATGCGGCATAACAACCGCGGGCTTGGGGCGTCCAGGTTCCTGTATGATGAAGGTGGAGCAGGCAGATGTAAAAAAACCAGATGGCCATAGTAGTGGTAATGGCTGCATCATCCCAGACTACCGGCGTGCCCCATCCTATATATGACCACAGTTCGCCGGAAAACATTGAAAGGGTCAGGAGTGAAAATCCCCAAACTATCCAACGCATAGAACACTGAAGAAAATACCGGGATTGTAAAACGGGAATAATACGATAGGTCAGGATACCGATAATGCTTTTCCTGGTTTCGTTTTTTCCTTGTTTTCTTTTACTGCCGATAAACCCCGCTATTGCCCAGGCCGATCCGGTAAGAAAACAACTCTTGCCGGTTACACCGAATAGCAGAAACAAGTGGGACAAAACGGTTTTTGATTTGATAAACGGCATATAAAAATCTTTGGGGAAAAATACGGCTGTTAAAGACAAAAACAAAATCAGAAAAAGAATTAAACGAAAAACTGTGTTGTTTTCATAATTTTTTTTATTAAATATCGACAGTATTCCCAGACAAAACGGCAAAGCAACTGGCCCTAAGTACATGGGCAGCATAGGCCACGCTGCAAGATAGCGCAAAGTAAGGGAGGCTGCATTGGCGGCCAGAGCCGCTAGCATAAAAATCAAAACGGTTATAGGCTTTTTCCTGAAAACAAGTGCACTTACAAGGCTTAAACCATAGAAAACAGCGGCGGTTTTGAAAAGGATCTGAGCGGAAATCATGGCATAAAATTTCCCTTAAGCTGGTTCAAAGCTGAAATGGCAGCCTTTTTTTCCCGGTCATATCCGGAAGCTTTGGTAAATGCTTTCCGGCTGGCGGGGAAATCATTTATCTGCCAGGCGGCATAGCCGGCCATAAGCCAGGCGTGACCTGATTTGGGGCCTTTGTCCCGGGCCGCCAACAGGTAAGCTTCTGCGGCTTTGTCGTATTGCTTCAACGCATAAAGCAGCTCACCTTTTAACATCATTAAATCTTTATCTTCCGGGGTCAGTCTGAATTTATTCATTACTTCAAGCGCAGTCTCAGGATTTCCGAGTTGCAGATAGGTCATAGCAAGATGCTGCAAAATTTGTTTATCCGCTTTTTCTTTCAGACAGGTTTCATATACCGGTACGGCCTTTACAGGTATGCCAACCTGAAGACTTAAATCGGCCAGAAGCTTTTTTTCCTCAAACGTTAAAGGAGTTAAAAAGGCGTACATGGTCAAGGCTGCCAAAGCCTCTTCGTATTGCCCGTCATTCAGACGGATGTTGACCAGAGCCTTCCACCATTTCTCCACTGTAGGGGCCTGCCCGGTTAAAGTCAGCGCCAGATCCAGTGCTTCGGCAGACATGTTGAGCTGAACATATTGATAAAGCAAAATTTCCTGCCATTGAATCTGTTTGTCACCAGTGTAGATATGCGCAAGTTCCCGAATGTAAGGCAACGCACGCCGGGCCTGATCATCAGCCAGCAGGGCATGCACCAGGTTTTCTTTCCATTCCGGTTTAACGGCGTCAGTATGTGCGGCAAGCAACAGTTCAAATACTTTAATGGAACGCTGATAGTCTTTTGCCATAAGGTTAGCGGCTGCACTGAAATAAAGATATTCGGGATTTTTTTCTTCGGCGTTTTCATAACCTTTAAGAAAGCAATGTGCGGCACGGGAGTATTGTTGCAGTTCATAACAGGCCTTGGCCATGTTCAGCCATGCGAAAGCATGAGAAGTATTTCTGGTTACGGCCCGGTCATAGGCTTTTATCGCTGATTTATACTGTTCCTGCAATAAGTAACAATTACCCAGAGTAAAGTATATTTCACAATGATGATAGCCTCTGGGATCTTGTTCGCCGCTTTCCGGTAACGGGCCACCACGAGCAAGGAAGGTTTGAAGAGTTTTTTCAGCGTGTTGGTATTCTTTTTTTTCCAACATGGGGTTTATCTTGCTCAACACCATGCGCACGGCCAGGGGGAGTTTTTTAAACTCTGTGTGTTCTCCTGCATGCAATGCCACAGGCAGCAGTAAAACTACTAATATTATACCGATAGCACATTTATGAAAAAATATCTTAGTCACTTTGTTACTCCAACTCGAAACGTATGATTGTTTCAACACTTGCTTTGACGGGCATGCCTTCCAAAGTTCCGGGTTTAAAACGCCAGCTGCTGACGCAGCGCTTTACACTTTGTTCAAAGATACCGGGA
This window contains:
- a CDS encoding tetratricopeptide repeat protein is translated as MTKIFFHKCAIGIILVVLLLPVALHAGEHTEFKKLPLAVRMVLSKINPMLEKKEYQHAEKTLQTFLARGGPLPESGEQDPRGYHHCEIYFTLGNCYLLQEQYKSAIKAYDRAVTRNTSHAFAWLNMAKACYELQQYSRAAHCFLKGYENAEEKNPEYLYFSAAANLMAKDYQRSIKVFELLLAAHTDAVKPEWKENLVHALLADDQARRALPYIRELAHIYTGDKQIQWQEILLYQYVQLNMSAEALDLALTLTGQAPTVEKWWKALVNIRLNDGQYEEALAALTMYAFLTPLTFEEKKLLADLSLQVGIPVKAVPVYETCLKEKADKQILQHLAMTYLQLGNPETALEVMNKFRLTPEDKDLMMLKGELLYALKQYDKAAEAYLLAARDKGPKSGHAWLMAGYAAWQINDFPASRKAFTKASGYDREKKAAISALNQLKGNFMP
- a CDS encoding cytochrome c biogenesis protein, which gives rise to MISAQILFKTAAVFYGLSLVSALVFRKKPITVLIFMLAALAANAASLTLRYLAAWPMLPMYLGPVALPFCLGILSIFNKKNYENNTVFRLILFLILFLSLTAVFFPKDFYMPFIKSKTVLSHLFLLFGVTGKSCFLTGSAWAIAGFIGSKRKQGKNETRKSIIGILTYRIIPVLQSRYFLQCSMRWIVWGFSLLTLSMFSGELWSYIGWGTPVVWDDAAITTTMAIWFFYICLLHLHHTGTWTPQARGCYAASGVFLILGLNSIPDLGPFRWPF